One stretch of Longimicrobiaceae bacterium DNA includes these proteins:
- a CDS encoding TonB-dependent receptor, giving the protein MRRITAALLAAYTVTAAMPVARAAAQQTPIPLDTVRVTIASMASAEMATSTRSVEIVTAEQIRALPVRSVADALQWVMGVDVMPRSPALVDVGMRGSTFEQVLVMVDGVRVSDAQTGHFDLDLAVPLDQIERIEVLRGPAATLHGADAVGGVINVVTRGGGNSRVRLETGSFGTAGATLAHTLSAGSARLDLGVDLRRSDGHRSGTDFQTAQTRAALSAPVGDRTLSAAVAWAGRDFGANGFYGSNPSWDEFEKTRAATASISLRPAPYARFSLEPVLSYRRHDDDFVLRRDDPAYYRNQHTTDQLGGRLTARYQAGRWLRLAAGGEAQHDRLDSQSLGDRAEDHAALLAELAAGRVGLVTATAGARLDWHERHGRFFSPSVALAWWPVADVRLRTSLGRALRTPTWTERYYRDPANEGSPDLSPERSWSAELGADATLAPGLRVGFAVFERRADDLIDWARALGSEEVWRTRNVKSARFRGLEAELTWVDGLGTRWAAHGSWLSVRSSTPEQVESKYALRPLTENVTVGADRPVGGGLGIGLRATRARRVGEEAYIRADARAWYEHERFRLYVDLHNLGDASYLDVAQTRAPGRALMVGIEWQG; this is encoded by the coding sequence ATGAGGCGGATCACGGCGGCCCTGCTGGCCGCGTATACAGTCACTGCAGCAATGCCGGTGGCGCGCGCCGCCGCGCAGCAGACACCGATCCCGCTGGATACAGTGCGGGTGACCATTGCTTCCATGGCGTCCGCCGAGATGGCAACCTCCACGCGCTCGGTGGAGATCGTGACGGCGGAGCAGATCCGTGCGCTGCCGGTCCGCAGCGTCGCTGATGCGTTGCAGTGGGTGATGGGGGTGGACGTGATGCCCCGCTCGCCGGCGCTGGTCGACGTGGGTATGCGTGGCTCCACCTTCGAGCAGGTTCTGGTGATGGTCGACGGGGTCCGGGTGAGCGATGCGCAGACGGGCCACTTCGACCTGGATCTGGCGGTGCCGCTGGACCAGATCGAGCGCATCGAGGTCCTGCGAGGCCCGGCCGCCACTCTTCACGGCGCGGACGCCGTGGGTGGGGTGATCAACGTGGTCACCCGTGGGGGAGGGAATAGTCGGGTGCGACTCGAGACGGGCAGCTTCGGTACGGCCGGGGCGACCCTTGCGCATACGCTGTCGGCCGGGTCGGCGAGGCTCGATCTCGGAGTGGATCTGCGGCGCTCGGATGGCCATCGCTCAGGCACCGACTTCCAGACTGCGCAAACGCGTGCGGCGCTTAGCGCGCCGGTGGGGGACCGGACGCTCAGCGCGGCCGTGGCGTGGGCCGGGCGGGATTTCGGAGCGAACGGCTTCTATGGATCGAACCCGAGCTGGGATGAGTTCGAGAAGACGCGTGCCGCTACCGCCTCCATCTCCCTGCGGCCCGCGCCATACGCGCGCTTCTCGCTGGAGCCGGTACTGAGCTATCGGCGACACGACGACGACTTCGTCCTCCGCCGCGACGACCCTGCCTACTACCGGAACCAGCACACGACCGACCAACTGGGAGGAAGGCTGACCGCGCGCTATCAAGCGGGGCGATGGCTACGCCTCGCGGCGGGGGGAGAGGCGCAGCACGACCGGTTGGACAGCCAGAGCCTGGGAGACCGGGCCGAAGACCACGCGGCGCTGCTGGCCGAGCTGGCCGCAGGACGAGTCGGTCTGGTAACGGCGACGGCGGGAGCGCGGCTCGACTGGCACGAGCGTCACGGAAGGTTCTTTTCGCCCAGCGTCGCCCTCGCCTGGTGGCCGGTTGCAGACGTACGTCTGCGGACCTCGCTGGGCCGGGCCTTGCGCACTCCGACCTGGACCGAGCGCTACTACCGGGACCCCGCCAACGAAGGGAGTCCCGACCTCTCGCCCGAGCGCTCATGGAGCGCCGAGCTGGGAGCCGATGCGACGCTCGCGCCGGGATTGCGCGTCGGCTTCGCCGTATTCGAGCGTCGCGCGGACGATCTGATCGACTGGGCGCGGGCGCTCGGCTCGGAGGAGGTGTGGAGGACCCGAAACGTGAAAAGCGCCCGCTTCCGCGGCCTGGAGGCCGAGCTGACCTGGGTCGATGGTCTGGGCACCCGCTGGGCCGCCCACGGGAGCTGGCTGTCCGTGCGCTCGTCCACTCCCGAGCAGGTCGAGTCCAAGTATGCGCTGCGCCCGCTGACAGAGAACGTCACTGTGGGGGCAGATCGACCAGTGGGCGGCGGGCTGGGAATCGGGTTGCGGGCGACGCGAGCCCGTCGGGTCGGCGAGGAGGCATACATCCGCGCGGATGCTCGCGCCTGGTACGAGCACGAGCGTTTCCGGCTCTACGTGGACCTGCACAACCTCGGCGACGCGAGCTACCTGGACGTCGCACAGACGCGGGCGCCCGGGCGAGCGCTCATGGTGGGGATCGAGTGGCAGGGGTAG
- a CDS encoding caspase family protein — MPAPFRRLTLEEFTAVLDRFPFTRRINSVHMHHTWRPNHAQYRGHESIVAMWRFHTEHNGWSDIAQHITIAPDGSIWTGRDWNRAPASAAGHNGNSRAGPFMFELIGDFDVGRDDWGGEQKRVALEVIASVQKKFDLPPESLRFHNQMGPKTCPGSAIDYPQTVEEVRALHGEEREWPKPLVAKEPVRFPGVILESRLPFETAVQRAVDALQGGGARESLAPPEEADAEPGETSMSLDEIALHIGQENAILPSPRAQRASDRDRFTAPVRAGMRPHVINLDRGRFSSQGLYATSPQDVDALFAEELESAAREAERAGEKLRVMFYAHGGLVAESDGLWMAHLAAPWWRQNHIYPVYFVWETGLLPQLRQVLFGPGPVTRPRGVIEETWDNAVEAAARAMRLPMDIWSNMKRSAAAGTLAGGGALRVAELLSDFCEQHADEVELHAVGHSAGSIFHSYFLPKALELSVPPFRSVTFLAPAIRVDAFHARLAPHLGKGIERMTIYTMSKDWELEDSCMGIYRKSLLYLIRNALEPQEEDELSNPIGRPTEGIPILGLEESLREDAELRRIFGLGGTRSEHGEIVWSVSVATDGVRASQSRTHGGFDNDPATMLGVAARVLGRDDTEGLEPLPQAMIEAKSRSLGDAAEIDLLPGAAFFVQALTPVAEELPFATPGTLPFPEPITLPERIGPSVGSRRALCVGINQYVGSPLNGCVADARTWGKALTDLGFEVDYLTDAEATRRGILTRLRELISASRPGDVIVFQYAGHGTALADLDGDEPDGKDEALCPVDYESGAYIIDDDLAEVWDLIPAGVNVTCFMDCCHSGTINRVVGGTPYPSDGGSRRPRYIAATPEMQAAHAEFRRRERSPGRRSAGRNVMREVSFSACLAREVAWENEGQGDFTRRAARLLASSAGQRWTNEEFHRRVVDAFGPDRVQTPELNCADRLRSALLLMP, encoded by the coding sequence ATGCCCGCACCCTTCCGCCGGCTCACCCTGGAAGAGTTCACCGCCGTTCTCGATCGCTTCCCGTTCACCCGCCGCATCAACTCGGTGCACATGCACCATACCTGGCGCCCCAACCACGCCCAGTACCGCGGTCACGAATCGATCGTGGCGATGTGGCGCTTCCATACCGAGCACAACGGTTGGAGCGACATCGCGCAGCACATCACCATCGCGCCTGACGGGTCCATCTGGACCGGGCGCGACTGGAACCGTGCCCCGGCCAGCGCCGCCGGCCACAACGGGAACTCCCGCGCCGGACCCTTCATGTTCGAGCTGATCGGCGACTTCGACGTCGGCCGCGACGACTGGGGGGGCGAGCAGAAGCGCGTGGCGCTGGAAGTGATCGCGAGCGTGCAGAAGAAATTCGATCTGCCCCCGGAGTCGCTGCGCTTCCACAATCAGATGGGTCCCAAAACCTGCCCCGGGAGCGCGATCGACTACCCGCAGACGGTGGAGGAGGTGCGGGCCCTGCACGGGGAGGAGCGCGAATGGCCGAAGCCGCTCGTGGCGAAGGAGCCGGTTCGCTTCCCCGGAGTGATCCTGGAGTCGCGCCTTCCCTTCGAGACGGCCGTGCAGCGGGCGGTCGACGCGCTGCAGGGGGGCGGTGCCCGCGAGAGTCTCGCTCCGCCGGAGGAGGCGGACGCCGAGCCCGGCGAGACGTCGATGTCGCTCGACGAGATCGCCCTCCACATCGGGCAGGAGAACGCCATCCTGCCGTCTCCCCGCGCTCAGCGCGCTTCGGACCGCGATCGCTTCACCGCGCCGGTCCGCGCTGGGATGCGTCCACACGTGATCAACCTGGATCGTGGACGCTTCTCCTCGCAGGGACTCTACGCCACCTCGCCACAGGACGTGGACGCCCTCTTCGCGGAGGAGCTGGAGAGCGCCGCGCGGGAGGCCGAGCGCGCCGGCGAGAAGCTACGGGTGATGTTCTACGCACACGGCGGCCTCGTGGCCGAGAGCGACGGTCTATGGATGGCGCACCTCGCCGCCCCGTGGTGGCGGCAGAATCACATCTACCCGGTGTACTTCGTCTGGGAAACCGGGCTGCTGCCGCAGCTTCGCCAGGTGCTCTTCGGGCCCGGCCCGGTCACCCGGCCGCGCGGGGTGATCGAGGAGACCTGGGACAACGCGGTGGAAGCTGCCGCGCGCGCCATGCGGCTGCCGATGGACATCTGGTCCAATATGAAGCGCAGCGCGGCGGCCGGCACGCTGGCCGGTGGTGGAGCGCTGCGGGTGGCGGAGTTGCTCAGCGACTTCTGCGAACAGCACGCCGACGAGGTGGAGCTGCACGCGGTCGGACACAGTGCCGGCTCCATCTTCCACTCCTACTTCCTCCCCAAGGCGCTGGAGCTCAGCGTTCCTCCCTTCCGCTCGGTCACCTTTCTCGCCCCCGCCATCCGGGTCGATGCGTTCCACGCTCGTCTGGCGCCACACCTGGGCAAGGGAATCGAGCGGATGACCATCTACACGATGAGCAAGGACTGGGAGCTGGAGGATTCCTGCATGGGGATCTACCGCAAGTCCCTGCTCTATCTCATCCGCAACGCGCTGGAGCCGCAAGAGGAGGACGAGCTCTCGAACCCGATCGGGCGACCGACGGAGGGGATCCCGATCCTGGGCCTGGAGGAAAGCCTCAGGGAGGATGCTGAGCTGCGCCGGATCTTCGGCCTCGGCGGGACCAGGAGCGAGCACGGGGAGATCGTCTGGTCCGTTTCGGTGGCGACCGATGGAGTCCGGGCGAGCCAATCGCGCACTCACGGGGGATTCGACAACGACCCGGCCACCATGCTCGGCGTGGCCGCCCGGGTTCTCGGGCGCGACGATACCGAAGGGCTCGAGCCCCTGCCACAGGCAATGATCGAGGCCAAGTCACGCTCGCTGGGTGATGCGGCGGAGATCGACCTGCTACCGGGAGCAGCGTTCTTTGTTCAGGCACTCACACCGGTTGCGGAAGAGCTTCCTTTCGCCACTCCGGGAACGCTTCCTTTCCCCGAGCCGATCACCCTTCCGGAGCGGATTGGCCCGTCGGTCGGATCTCGTCGGGCACTCTGCGTGGGAATCAATCAGTATGTCGGCTCTCCCCTGAACGGCTGCGTCGCGGACGCGCGAACCTGGGGGAAGGCGCTTACGGACCTCGGATTCGAAGTCGACTACCTGACGGACGCCGAAGCCACGCGGCGCGGGATCCTGACGCGCCTGCGCGAGCTGATCAGCGCCAGCCGACCCGGGGACGTGATCGTCTTCCAGTACGCGGGGCACGGTACTGCGCTGGCCGACCTCGACGGGGACGAACCGGATGGCAAGGACGAGGCGCTCTGCCCGGTCGACTACGAGTCCGGCGCCTACATCATCGACGATGACCTGGCGGAGGTGTGGGACCTGATCCCCGCGGGCGTGAACGTCACCTGCTTCATGGATTGCTGCCATTCCGGAACGATCAACCGGGTCGTCGGCGGCACGCCCTACCCGAGCGACGGAGGGTCCAGGCGGCCACGGTACATCGCGGCGACACCGGAGATGCAGGCGGCGCACGCGGAGTTCCGCCGCCGCGAGCGCTCGCCGGGGCGCCGGAGCGCCGGCCGGAACGTCATGCGGGAAGTATCGTTCTCCGCCTGCCTGGCTCGTGAGGTGGCCTGGGAGAATGAAGGGCAGGGTGATTTCACGCGCCGGGCGGCGAGACTCCTGGCCTCCTCGGCCGGACAGCGGTGGACGAATGAGGAGTTTCACCGTCGCGTCGTCGACGCATTCGGTCCCGACCGCGTGCAGACCCCGGAGCTGAACTGCGCCGACCGTCTCCGCAGCGCTCTCCTCTTGATGCCATGA